The DNA segment TGGGAGGAGGGGAGCCGCCGCGTCGAGGAAGGTGCGCCGGGTGATCGACGGCCATTTCCAGACGAGGTCCGCACCCCCCTCCCGACAGACGCCGGCGGCCTCTTCGAGGATGCCCGGAGCGGATACCTCCAGGTAGACGGTGCGTGCGCCGCCCCGGACGGCGGCCTGTGCACCCTCGAGGGTATCGGTGTAGACCGAGACCGACGGAACCCGCGGGTTCCGGTGAGAACCTGCAGGCTGTTCCAGCACGGCAACTGCCGCTTCGGCCCTCTCCCGGGCGGCACGCACCGCGTCTTCCCCGGGTCGCCGTGCAGCGAGCATGGCCTCCTCGACCCTCTCGAGGAATGCCCGCCTGACCCGGTTCAGTTCCCCGAGCGGTGCAAAGAGCCCGCCGGGGTAGCGGAGCGTCAGGTTCCGTATCGTAAACGGCGTCCCCCCGGTCTTTGTCAGCTGCTCCGCAATCTGCTCTCCGGTAATCGGCCGGCTCCGTGCAGGCTCCATCATGAGATCCGGGCGGTAGCGCACCCGGAGCGGTTCGCTCCCCTGCAGATCGATGACCGCCTCCAGGCAGGGCGTGCCGTCCTCCCAGACGGCCGTCACGTCGAGCGGGAGCGGCTGCAGGGGTCTCTTCATGATCCGCTTCGCCCGCTCCTCGAGATCCGCGCTCTTCGTCAGGAAGACCCGGGCGCCGGGATCGACGGGTGCGGGAACGGAAAGCCGCACCGTTCCGCGGCGGACGGCGGGCGTGCCGCGGACGACCGCTCCTGTGTCGCGGTCGGGGTCGTCGGTGCAGAAGGCGAGCCCGTCGCCGGAACGCGGCACGAGATCGCCCGTAAGGCGCACGGTCGCCTCCTGCCGCCGCGGGTCGTAGCCAATGGCCGTGCCGAGCGGGACGCCCCGGTTCCCGGGCCGGTCGCGGGCCATGATATCGCGGGCGCCGAGGATGTAGCCCTCCGTGAACTCCCGGTTGAACGCGAGCGCAAGGTCGCGCATATCCTCCCGCGAGGGCGACCAGTCTTCCCCGGCGGCGATCGCGTCGAGAGCGCGCCGGTAGATGGCCGTCACCGTGGCCACGTACTCCACCGAGCGCATCCTCCCCTCGATCTTGAGCGAGGCCACCGGCGAACGTGCAAGGAGGTCGAGGCGCGGGTATACCGAGAGGTCACGGGTCGAGAGCAGGTAACGGTCCGATCCGGACCTCGCCCGCAGGTCTTTCGGGCGCCCGTACTCGTCCGTCCCGGCGGCCATGAGCCGATAGGGCTTCCGGCAGGGCTGGGCGCACATCCCGCGGTTCCCGCTCCGTCCCCCGATGACCGAGGAGAGGAGGCACTGGCCCGAGTAGCAGTAGCAGAGCGCCCCGTGGGCGAAGACCTCGATGCCGATCCCCCGTGCCTCCGCATCCTCTGCGATACCCTCGATCTCGGACAGCGTGAGTTCCCGGGCGAGCACCACGCGGGAGAACCCCTCCCGTGCCGCCCGCACCACGCCTTCGCGGTTGTGGATCGTCATCTGGGTCGAGGCGTGGAGTATGAGGTCCGGGACGACCTCCCGGGCAAGCGCCGCCACACCGATATCCTGCACCAGAACGGCATCGACCCCGAGCTCGTAGAGCCGGAGGAGGTAGCGGGCGACGTCGGGGAGTTCGGCGTCCCGGACGAGGACGTTTACGGTGACGTAAACCCTGACTCCATGGAGGTGCGCGTAACCGACGGCGGATTCGAGTTCCTCGTCGGAGAAGTTCGCCGCGTAGTGCCTGGCCCCGAACCGTCGCCCGGCAAGGTAGACGGCATCGGCGCCGGCGGCAACCGCTGCGGCCAGGGCCTCCGGCGACCCGGCCGGCGCAAGCAGTTCCGGCGACCCGGACGTCTTATGGTGATCGTGCGGCATCTGCTTCGTACCGTTCGCTCTGGCGGCCTATATACCCACCCCGGGTGAAGCGGGTATCCTTTTTGCACAGGAGAACGATCTGGAGAGGGGCTTGTGTATGGATTGTATAGGGGTTATCGGCTACGGACACATGGGCAGCATGCTGGTGGATGGGTTTCTCTCGTCCGGCGTGCTCGGCGTCGATGAGGTCGTGGTAACGTCCAGGAGGCAGGAGAGCCGGGATGCATGCGCCGCAGCATGGCCGGGCATCGGCATCGCCGCAACAAACAGTGAACTCGCACGACAGTGCCGCACGATCATCCTCGCCGTCAGGCCGCAGGAGGTGAAAGACGTCCTCCATGAGATTTTTCCGGCAATGGACGGCGACGAGCATATCGTCTCGCTTGCCGCAGGCGTCGGCCTCACGGAGCTTGAGGGGCTGTTTTCAGGTTCGGTCACCCGGGCCATTCCCACGATCACCTCAACGATCGGACAGGGGACGACGCTCGTCTGCCACGGGCGGCAGGTGGGCATGCACGACGCTCTCCGGATTGAGGGACTCTTCTCGTCCATCGGGAACGTGATGCTTGTCGGGGAGGAAGAACTCCCGGCGGCCACCATACTCTCGAGCTGCGGGCCGGGGCTGCTCGCCGCAGTCATCGAGGAACTGGCGGGCGCGGCTGCCCATGCGAGCAGTCTTTCGGGGGATCGGGCGCTTGAACTCGCAACGGAGACGGCTGCGGCTACGGCCGCCTACCTCCGGGAGACCGGCGAGACCCCCGGCGACCTGGTCGGGCGGGTCGCGACCGGCGGCGGCGTCACGGAGGTTGGGGTGAAAGGGATCCGGGAACGGCTGCCGGAAGTCTTCGACGAGGCGGTCGCCGCCATGCTGGAGCGCTACGGTGCGGTGGGGAAGTGACGGCGGGCCGGGCCCGCTCCCGATCTCCTGAAGACCGCAGGCAGACTTTTAAGTGATAGGGCGGGAATACATCCGGTAAGTATGAAGATCGTCGTCTCTGTGGAGAATGCCGCCGCTATCAACGAAGTGGCGGAGTACAACCCGACGTTCATCGAGATCAGGCTCGATCGGATGGAGGGGGATCTGCAGGATCAGGTTCGTGCCATCCGGGAGAAGACCGATATCCCGCTGATTGCCACGCTCAGGAGCAGGGACGAGGGAGGCCGGTTTGTCGGCGATGCGGATCTCTGGGCCCGGATCGTCGGGCCGATAGCACGATACGTCGATATCGTGGACGTGGAAGCACGGTACCGGGATCACGCGCCGTTCATCAAGAGCCAGGGAGTCCAGATTCTTGCATCGCTCCACACGAACGAGATGCCCACCGTGCCCGAGCTCGGGAGGATCGACGAGATGCTCCGGTCATACGGCGATATCCCGAAGATCGTCGTGCGGCCTAAAACCCGGGAAGACCTCTTCGAACTCGTCCTCTTCACCCACCAGGCCCAGAAACCGATCTGCACGAGCATCATGGGCGCCGAGTTCCGCTACGCCCGCGCAATCCTGCCCCTCTTCGGGTCGGAGTTCACGTTCAGCCATGCCGGCGCCCCGACGGCCGAAGGGCAGTACCACATACGGGAGATGCGGCAA comes from the Methanoculleus marisnigri JR1 genome and includes:
- a CDS encoding U32 family peptidase; translated protein: MPHDHHKTSGSPELLAPAGSPEALAAAVAAGADAVYLAGRRFGARHYAANFSDEELESAVGYAHLHGVRVYVTVNVLVRDAELPDVARYLLRLYELGVDAVLVQDIGVAALAREVVPDLILHASTQMTIHNREGVVRAAREGFSRVVLARELTLSEIEGIAEDAEARGIGIEVFAHGALCYCYSGQCLLSSVIGGRSGNRGMCAQPCRKPYRLMAAGTDEYGRPKDLRARSGSDRYLLSTRDLSVYPRLDLLARSPVASLKIEGRMRSVEYVATVTAIYRRALDAIAAGEDWSPSREDMRDLALAFNREFTEGYILGARDIMARDRPGNRGVPLGTAIGYDPRRQEATVRLTGDLVPRSGDGLAFCTDDPDRDTGAVVRGTPAVRRGTVRLSVPAPVDPGARVFLTKSADLEERAKRIMKRPLQPLPLDVTAVWEDGTPCLEAVIDLQGSEPLRVRYRPDLMMEPARSRPITGEQIAEQLTKTGGTPFTIRNLTLRYPGGLFAPLGELNRVRRAFLERVEEAMLAARRPGEDAVRAARERAEAAVAVLEQPAGSHRNPRVPSVSVYTDTLEGAQAAVRGGARTVYLEVSAPGILEEAAGVCREGGADLVWKWPSITRRTFLDAAAPLLPSLYDAGVRRVMVSGTGAADAVRRAEPRMALYGAAGLNLWNHRTAAELAPLFLRCTASPELPADDLAGLAALAGDAPGLEVLVQGNVEAMVTEDRLAAAVAGEEFLGLQDGRNRVFPLRCDGEGRTYIANAVETCLIDRLPQIAAMGIDAVAIDARGRGPRYAAEMTRLYRTGIDAAARGDHGVLPGLKDEVKRRALGGITGGHFVRGIEE
- a CDS encoding pyrroline-5-carboxylate reductase family protein, with the translated sequence MDCIGVIGYGHMGSMLVDGFLSSGVLGVDEVVVTSRRQESRDACAAAWPGIGIAATNSELARQCRTIILAVRPQEVKDVLHEIFPAMDGDEHIVSLAAGVGLTELEGLFSGSVTRAIPTITSTIGQGTTLVCHGRQVGMHDALRIEGLFSSIGNVMLVGEEELPAATILSSCGPGLLAAVIEELAGAAAHASSLSGDRALELATETAAATAAYLRETGETPGDLVGRVATGGGVTEVGVKGIRERLPEVFDEAVAAMLERYGAVGK
- a CDS encoding type I 3-dehydroquinate dehydratase; protein product: MKIVVSVENAAAINEVAEYNPTFIEIRLDRMEGDLQDQVRAIREKTDIPLIATLRSRDEGGRFVGDADLWARIVGPIARYVDIVDVEARYRDHAPFIKSQGVQILASLHTNEMPTVPELGRIDEMLRSYGDIPKIVVRPKTREDLFELVLFTHQAQKPICTSIMGAEFRYARAILPLFGSEFTFSHAGAPTAEGQYHIREMRQLADLLK